The Bacteroidota bacterium genomic interval TTCGTTGAGCAGCAAAATCCCGCGGCAGATGCGTTCGATTTCCGTGAAATAAGCCTCCACCTGCGAACGCACTTCGCTCCGGTCGGTGCCAAACAGCAGGTCGATCATGCCAAAATGGAAGGTCTTGATCTTCTCGAATTGTTCCCAAGTATCGACTTCGCGGCAGTCGCGGGCGAGCCAAGCCAATTTTTCCAGGTGGTTGGTGGTCTTGTCCATCGCCGAAATGACGATCACCAAACGATGTTGGGGCAAAAACTGACCGATGATTCGGCTGACATTCCGGACGGCCTCGGCGTCTTTCACGGAGGCACCTCCAAATTTCATTACACGCATGACGCAAAATAAGTGAAAAGGGAATGGAAAATTGAGAATTGAGAATTGAGAATGGAAAGTGGAGTTGGGAGTGGTTAACGTTTCGTTGGGCGGATGAAATGGCTGTTTGAATCACTAGTTGCATTTACGAATTGTATGAACCGTCTTCATGCACGGAATATCGTCGGTGGGTTTCGTGGCCCGAAGGGCCTCAACAATTGTCGCTCACGTAGCGGCGTGAGCGGATTATGGGACGGATTGCCATTCGTTTTCGTGGCCCGAAGGGCCTCAACAACAGTAGCCGTGGGCGAAGCCCATGGTATGGAGCCCATTTAGATATTCTCCGCCGAGCCCGCGGCGCGGGCTCGGCGGCGAATTAAGTCATGGATTCGTTTGATCCCCCTCCCCCATTTTTCTGCACAGAACCGCATCCTGCAAAACATTTCCAAGCATGTTGAGTTCTATTCCCCAACTACAATAAAGATGAGACTCGCCTCTCGATGAAGCTGCGGATGATTTTCAGCTTCGTCACCGATAGAGGAGGGCATTGTTCAAGATTCGTTCTCACCCGGATACTGCGAAAAATCGGCCTGAACAAGAGGTAGAACTTTCAGTTATACGGACAAATAGCTTAACTTTCGCCGCTTTTGACATTCAGAAGTTGGCTCAGGATACAATTTGATCGCTAAGAAGCATGGCTGGAAAACCAGAAAATCAAAACGGCTCACAAGGTGGGAAAGGGTTTCCGAAGGGTTCGGGAAACTTGTATTGGATTTATGCATTGATTCTCCTCTTCATCATCGTTGCCACGTACTTTTTCCCGACGGGCGGCAACATCAAACCCATTTCGCCGAGCTACTTCATCAACACGCTCATTCCTGCCAATCAGGTCGATAGTGTGGTGGTCATCAACAAGGAAGAATTCGAAATCTACCTGACCAAAGAGGCAATGCAATTGGACGAATTCAAGAAGCAATTCCCCAATTACAACCCCGAATCGCGTTCACGTGCTCCCCAATTTTCATTCAGCGCAGGCGCATCCGCAGAGTCGATCACCGACAAATGCGTGGAATTGAACTTGAAAGTGACGCCCGTGACCCGTACCGACTACATCGGCGGATTGCTGCAATTTTTGGTTCCGATTGCGATCCTGATCGCCCTTTGGGTATTTTTCATGCGTCGTATCGGCGGTGGAGGCCCAGGAGGACAGATCTTTAACATCGGCAAAAGCAAGGCTTTGCTCTACGACAAGGAAAACAAGGTGGAAGTCACCTTCAACGATGTCGCTGGACTCGAAGAAGCCAAGGAAGAAGTCGAAGAAGTGGTCGATTTCCTCAAGGACCCCGCACGTTATACCCGCCTCGGCGGCCACATCCCAAAGGGTGTATTGCTCGTAGGCCCTCCCGGAACTGGTAAAACCTTGCTTGCCAAGGCAGTAGCAGGGGAAGCCAAAGTACCGTTCTTCTCGTTGAGCGGTTCAGACTTCGTCGAAATGTTTGTCGGTGTCGGTGCAGCCCGTGTGCGTGACCTCTTCAAGCAGGCCAAGGACAAAGCGCCTTGTATCGTGTTCATCGACGAAATTGACGCCATCGGCCGTGCCCGTGGACGTAACAACATCCAAGGCGGCAACGACGAACGTGAAAACACGCTCAACCAATTGCTCGTCGAAATGGATGGCTTCAACAGCGACACCGGGGTGATCCTGATGGCAGCGACGAACCGTCCCGACGTTTTGGATCCGGCCTTGTTGCGCCCAGGACGTTTTGACCGTCAAATCTCCGTGGACCGTCCCGACTTGAAGGGCCGCGAGCAGATTTTCAAGGTTCACTTGAAGAATATCAAACTCAGCGATGACGTCGAGGCCGCCAAATTGGCTTCGCAGACCCCGGGTTTTGTCGGTGCAGACATCATGAACGTGGTGAACGAAGCCGCCTTGATCGCTGCCCGCAAGAACAAGGACGCGGTGGACATGAGCGACTTCCAAGATGCCATTGACCGCGTGATCGGTGGTTTGGAGAAGAAAAACAAAATCATTTCGCCCGAGGAGAAGAAGATCATTGCCTACCACGAAGGTGGTCATGCCGTCGCCGGATGGTTTTTGGAGCATGCCTATCCGCTGGTGAAGGTGACGATCGTACCGCGTGGTGTTGCAGCCCTCGGCTACGCCCAATACCTGCCCAAGGAGCAGTACTTGTACAGCACCGAGCAGATGATGGATCAGATGTGTGTCGCTCTCGGCGGACGTGTTGCAGAGGAATTGATCTTCGGCCGCATCACCACCGGTGCGCAAAATGACTTGGAGCGCATCACGCAACAAGCCTATGCGATGGTGACTGTTTACGGCATGAATGCGACGATCGGCAACGTATCCTTCGTGGATCATGACGGCGAATTCAACTTCCGGAAGCCTTATTCCGAGGAAATGGCTTCGCAGATCGACAAGGAAGTGCGGCAGCTGATTGCAGGTGCCTACGAACGTACCCGTGCCCTGCTGATACAGCACATGGATGCCCTGCAAATTGTTGCCAAGACCCTGTTGGAAAAGGAAGTCATCTTCAAGGATGACCTCAAGACCCTGATCGGTCCAAGACCCTTCGCGGATCCAAGCGAGGCAGAAGTCAAGGTGAGCATCGAAAAGACACCTGAAACTCCGGCAGCCCCGATAGAGCCATCTGCGGAGGCCAAGCCGAATGTAGAAGAGACCCCCAAATCACAAATCCCCGACCTCCCACCGCCTCCGGCGGCAGAGTGAGAGTGAGAGTGAGAATCGGCCTGTTGGAATGTTTCAACAGGCCGATTTGGTTTTTGGAAAAGTCGTACAACCGATTTTCCACCTCAATCCATTATCTTCGCGGGGCTTGAATACGGGTAAAAAAATATACTTCGCATCTGATTTGCATCTTGGAGCGCCCGATGCGGCGACGAGTTTGGTGCGCGAACGCCATTTTGTGCGGTGGCTTGACAAGATCAAGCCCGACGTTGCCGAACTCTACCTGCTGGGCGATGTTTTTGACTTCTGGTTTGAATACCGGCAAGCCATCCCGAAGGGCTACAGCCGCATCCTCGGCAAACTCTGCGAATTGGCCGATATGGGGGTCAAAATCCACTACTTTGTCGGCAACCACGACATGTGGATGCAGCGCTACTTCACCGAACAATTCGGGGCGGAGATCCATTACCATCCTGTCATGCGCAAGCTCAATGGCAAAACCTATTACATCGGCCATGGCGACGGATTGGGTCCGGGCGACCGCAAATACAAGCTGTTGAAAAAAGTTTTCCGCAATCCGCTGGCGCAATGGGCATTTCACCGGTTGCATCCCAACTTTGGCATTGGGCTTGCAAACTACTTTTCGAGGAAAAGCCGGCGCAAGACGGGACACGAAGACGCCATCGACCATGGCGACAACGAGTTTCTGCTCATCTTTGCAAAGGAATCCTTGAAGGAAAACCCTGAAATTGATTACTTTGTCTTCGGACATCGGCATTTGCCCAAATACCATCCGCTTGAAAACGAAAAAGCATATCTCAACCTTGGTGATTGGATCACGCACTTCACTTACCTGCAGGT includes:
- the ftsH gene encoding ATP-dependent zinc metalloprotease FtsH — its product is MAGKPENQNGSQGGKGFPKGSGNLYWIYALILLFIIVATYFFPTGGNIKPISPSYFINTLIPANQVDSVVVINKEEFEIYLTKEAMQLDEFKKQFPNYNPESRSRAPQFSFSAGASAESITDKCVELNLKVTPVTRTDYIGGLLQFLVPIAILIALWVFFMRRIGGGGPGGQIFNIGKSKALLYDKENKVEVTFNDVAGLEEAKEEVEEVVDFLKDPARYTRLGGHIPKGVLLVGPPGTGKTLLAKAVAGEAKVPFFSLSGSDFVEMFVGVGAARVRDLFKQAKDKAPCIVFIDEIDAIGRARGRNNIQGGNDERENTLNQLLVEMDGFNSDTGVILMAATNRPDVLDPALLRPGRFDRQISVDRPDLKGREQIFKVHLKNIKLSDDVEAAKLASQTPGFVGADIMNVVNEAALIAARKNKDAVDMSDFQDAIDRVIGGLEKKNKIISPEEKKIIAYHEGGHAVAGWFLEHAYPLVKVTIVPRGVAALGYAQYLPKEQYLYSTEQMMDQMCVALGGRVAEELIFGRITTGAQNDLERITQQAYAMVTVYGMNATIGNVSFVDHDGEFNFRKPYSEEMASQIDKEVRQLIAGAYERTRALLIQHMDALQIVAKTLLEKEVIFKDDLKTLIGPRPFADPSEAEVKVSIEKTPETPAAPIEPSAEAKPNVEETPKSQIPDLPPPPAAE
- a CDS encoding aspartate kinase; the encoded protein is MRVMKFGGASVKDAEAVRNVSRIIGQFLPQHRLVIVISAMDKTTNHLEKLAWLARDCREVDTWEQFEKIKTFHFGMIDLLFGTDRSEVRSQVEAYFTEIERICRGILLLNE
- a CDS encoding UDP-2,3-diacylglucosamine diphosphatase gives rise to the protein MFQQADLVFGKVVQPIFHLNPLSSRGLNTGKKIYFASDLHLGAPDAATSLVRERHFVRWLDKIKPDVAELYLLGDVFDFWFEYRQAIPKGYSRILGKLCELADMGVKIHYFVGNHDMWMQRYFTEQFGAEIHYHPVMRKLNGKTYYIGHGDGLGPGDRKYKLLKKVFRNPLAQWAFHRLHPNFGIGLANYFSRKSRRKTGHEDAIDHGDNEFLLIFAKESLKENPEIDYFVFGHRHLPKYHPLENEKAYLNLGDWITHFTYLQVDDQGPRLYRFLLDGNTIPLPGGGTNRG